One Mus musculus strain C57BL/6J chromosome X, GRCm38.p6 C57BL/6J DNA window includes the following coding sequences:
- the Gm52436 gene encoding igE-binding protein-like, with translation MNSELFSWGTRVPVSTALRGKSDLELSKETQDSLSEVKWKMALQGIFGLEFFLVLEALLFLFTCYQVVKAGRILEEIQDKLSEVKRGERVGAKRKHGAQNKYTGLSKGLEPEEKLRSGRNTWREIRRKRGKREKKKDQLAEVSRKRSLCSSLDGLGEPALSSSEADEEFSSEETDWEKEAAHYEKKGYQPGKVLANQLRKPKAAGEGQFADWPQGSRLQGPPYAESPPCVVHQPCAERQWTERQCTDSFIPKEEQRKIQQAFPVFEGAEGGRVHAPVAYIQIKELAESVRNYGVSANFTIAQVERLANHAMTPGDWQTVVKAALPSMGKYMEWRALWHEAAQAQARANAAALTPEQRDWTFDLLTGQGAYSADQTNYHWGAYAQISSTAIRAWKALSRAGETTGQLTKIIQGPQESFSDFVARMTEAAERIFGESEQAAPLIEQLIYEQATKECRAAIAPRKNKGLQDWLRVCRELGGPLSNAGLAAAILQSQNRSMGRNNQRTCFNCGKPGHFKKDCRAPDKQEGTLTLCSKCGKGYHRADQCRSVRDIKGRILPPPDSQSAYVPKNGSLGPRSQGPQRYGNRFVRTQEAVREATQEDPQGWTCVPPPTSY, from the coding sequence atgaattcagaacttttcagctggggaacgagagtaccagtgagtacagctttacgaggtaagtctgatcttgaactttctaaggaaactcaagacagtctatcagaagtaaagtggaaaatggctttgcaaggtatatttggccttgaattttttctggtgttagaagcccttttgttccttttcacatgttatcaagtggttaaggcagggcggattctagaggaaattcaggacaagctatcagaagtaaagcggggagagagagtaggagcaaagagaaaacatggtgcacaaaataagtatacaggcctttccaagggtcttgaacctgaggaaaagttaaggtcaggtaggaatacctggagagagattagaagaaaaagaggaaaaagggaaaagaagaaagatcaattagcggaggtctctaggaaaaggagcctgtgctcatcgctggatgggctcggggagccagctcttagtagctctgaagcagatgaagaattctcctctgaggaaacagactgggagaaagaagcagctcattatgagaaaaaagggtaccagccaggtaaagtgctagctaatcagttaaggaagccaaaagcggctggcgaaggccagtttgctgattggcctcagggcagtcggcttcaaggtccgccctatgcggagtccccgccctgcgtagtgcatcagccctgcgcagagaggcaatggacagagaggcaatgcacagactcgttcattccaaaggaggaacaaaggaaaatacaacaggcatttccggtctttgaaggagccgagggtgggcgtgtccacgctccggtagcgtatatacagattaaagagcttgccgagtcggtccgtaactatggagtcagtgctaatttcactatagcacaagtggaaaggcttgcgaatcacgctatgactcctggtgattggcaaacggttgtaaaagccgctctccctagtatgggcaaatatatggaatggagagcgctttggcacgaagctgcacaagcgcaggcccgagcaaacgcagctgctttgactccagagcagagagattggacttttgacttgttaacgggtcagggagcttattctgctgatcagacaaactaccattggggagcttatgcccagatttcttccacggctattagggcctggaaggcgctctctcgagcaggtgaaaccactggtcagttaacaaagataatccagggacctcaggaatccttctcagattttgtggccagaatgacagaggcagcagagcgtatttttggagagtcagagcaagctgcgcctctgatagaacagctaatctatgagcaagccacaaaggagtgccgagcagccatagccccaagaaagaacaaaggtttacaagactggctcagggtctgtcgagagcttgggggacctctcagcaatgcaggtttagcggctgccatccttcaatctcaaaaccgctccatgggcagaaataatcagaggacatgttttaactgcggaaagcctgggcattttaagaaagattgcagagctccagataaacaggaagggactctcactctttgctctaagtgtggcaagggttatcatagagctgaccagtgtcgctctgtgagggatataaagggcagaattcttcccccacctgatagtcaatcagcttatgtgccaaaaaacgggtcattgggccctcggtcccagggccctcaaagatatgggaaccggtttgtcaggacccaggaagcagtcagagaggcgacccaggaagacccacaagggtggacctgcgtgccgcctccgacttcctattaa